One stretch of Aquimarina sp. Aq107 DNA includes these proteins:
- a CDS encoding RICIN domain-containing protein, whose product MKSSITLTSILSVLLLFSIKSIREKNNISSYTTINSLNAINMPIEVLGEEGKIVERSLILDNETLNSTAKIWLMINNLSYQNKGSIKINNNSWLSLNHNTAAVNPKELAYGGMVHGGFNTIRLTIPATGLQEGDNIIRFRFDTSDGISIGYRVIKINLLDINNNTLLPNNSFEQDDPNNWTTPDNSSIENGENLWFNKNLWNHYPLNNDTGFWYGKTIPNRRTIRAKCTDCHTRDGRDLEMFSYSNLSIIERSKFHGLTEQEGKDIAAYIRSLSSQSNIARHGRPWNPPYQPGPVLKNRSIEQWAAGAGLEWVLENDADMAPYIFANGTSKQAIRAVFDADKMEDRTILPLAIQFPDWKHWLPIIHPKDAYTKNEWWTNLAIEKNPVTNYETIRSQFVTSYNPNTIESFNVPQKLRQLGKGIDGNSGFRHFFEIGSPDNKHWRSKNGDANAHLSDGIDLEMAKTSLAKLMAVKNFEIINEFNLQDKAPLVVPNPEEDDPAIRQWPVKWYSVFEIPAHFTSDNSRHYVGQEHKTAHYETSTWYNLQFVLNGGNGFVGGTTPTDFNYHTPFMGFAEYYSGINEPLRRFSAINHMYQIRTWSNSIIPSNEGFRISNQGIWEMLGSSNSNQEFHNPSYDIVKQLDNIESGLSDKVLEAMLLQFLDEAEKYDLNTWARTEDGGDYQLDSASKTTTDLISVPHFGNPNQGRLLYHYADKFYDIIPRIKNNFGIHCSILNRITNWCKEAWPLIDFEKYLIDNCSEEVLDCNNVSINEGNIYKIKTTHDKCINAIENNGYNITQQTCSDNTTEKWILENAETGYYYIKNIDSGKYMSTTSNNNGDHIEEVTFSGNDSQQWEIKEIENCKFNIIAKTSNKCLDLKSGNSADGTRFQLWDCVSTNSENREYSFEFIETEVLGVEDLSESNMILYPNPTRALLNIKIPNKYLEKSTQIKVYDFMGRLLREVTSTKDLIQINIENIPSGNYFVRVIDGKKSYNSFIIKN is encoded by the coding sequence ATGAAAAGCAGCATTACGCTAACTAGTATTCTTTCTGTATTACTACTATTCTCGATAAAGTCTATCAGGGAAAAAAACAACATCTCCTCCTATACAACTATAAATTCGCTTAATGCTATAAACATGCCAATCGAAGTACTTGGAGAAGAAGGTAAAATAGTAGAAAGATCTCTAATTTTAGACAATGAAACTCTTAATAGCACTGCTAAAATTTGGTTAATGATAAATAACCTTAGTTACCAAAATAAAGGATCTATAAAAATTAACAATAATAGCTGGTTATCATTAAATCACAATACCGCTGCGGTTAACCCAAAAGAATTAGCTTATGGAGGCATGGTTCATGGAGGGTTTAATACTATACGACTTACAATACCAGCGACCGGTTTACAGGAGGGAGACAATATCATACGATTTAGATTTGACACCTCCGATGGAATTTCCATAGGATATCGTGTAATAAAAATTAATCTTCTAGATATTAATAACAATACACTTTTACCAAATAACTCTTTTGAACAAGATGATCCTAATAACTGGACTACTCCTGACAACAGTTCTATAGAGAACGGTGAAAATTTATGGTTTAATAAAAATCTATGGAATCATTATCCGCTCAATAATGATACTGGGTTCTGGTACGGAAAAACAATCCCTAATCGAAGAACAATACGAGCGAAATGCACAGATTGTCATACCCGAGATGGTAGGGATCTAGAAATGTTTAGCTATTCTAACCTTTCGATTATTGAGCGATCAAAATTTCACGGTCTTACGGAACAGGAAGGAAAAGATATTGCAGCTTATATTAGAAGTTTATCTTCTCAGTCAAATATAGCAAGGCATGGTAGACCATGGAATCCTCCGTATCAACCAGGTCCAGTTCTAAAAAACAGATCTATTGAACAATGGGCTGCTGGAGCGGGTTTAGAATGGGTTCTTGAAAACGACGCCGATATGGCTCCATATATTTTTGCCAACGGAACCAGTAAACAAGCTATTAGAGCTGTTTTTGATGCTGATAAAATGGAAGATCGAACTATATTACCGCTTGCTATACAATTCCCAGATTGGAAACATTGGCTACCAATTATACACCCAAAGGATGCCTATACTAAGAATGAATGGTGGACTAATTTAGCTATTGAAAAAAATCCAGTAACAAATTACGAAACAATTAGATCACAATTTGTTACTTCCTATAATCCTAATACGATTGAAAGTTTTAATGTTCCTCAAAAACTGCGACAATTAGGAAAAGGAATTGATGGCAACTCTGGATTTAGACATTTTTTTGAAATAGGATCTCCTGACAACAAACATTGGAGATCAAAAAATGGAGATGCTAATGCGCATCTTAGTGATGGTATTGATCTAGAAATGGCAAAAACCAGTCTTGCTAAACTAATGGCAGTTAAAAATTTTGAAATAATCAATGAATTTAACCTACAAGACAAAGCTCCACTTGTTGTACCAAATCCGGAAGAAGATGATCCAGCAATACGCCAATGGCCAGTAAAATGGTATTCGGTATTCGAAATACCTGCTCATTTTACTTCGGATAATAGTAGACATTATGTAGGGCAAGAGCATAAGACAGCTCATTATGAAACATCGACTTGGTATAACCTACAATTTGTACTTAATGGAGGAAATGGATTTGTAGGAGGAACTACTCCAACAGATTTCAACTATCACACCCCATTTATGGGATTTGCTGAATACTATTCTGGAATTAATGAACCATTACGTCGTTTCTCTGCTATTAACCATATGTATCAGATCCGTACGTGGTCTAATTCAATAATTCCTAGTAACGAAGGGTTTAGAATTTCTAATCAAGGTATCTGGGAAATGTTGGGCTCCAGTAATAGTAATCAAGAATTTCATAACCCATCATATGATATCGTAAAACAATTAGACAATATAGAATCTGGTTTATCCGACAAAGTATTAGAAGCTATGCTACTTCAGTTTCTTGATGAAGCTGAAAAATATGATCTAAATACTTGGGCAAGAACCGAAGATGGCGGAGATTATCAGTTAGATTCTGCTTCTAAAACAACCACAGATTTAATATCGGTTCCTCATTTTGGCAACCCTAATCAAGGTAGACTATTGTACCACTATGCCGATAAGTTTTATGATATCATTCCTAGAATTAAAAATAACTTCGGCATACACTGTAGCATTCTAAATAGAATAACAAATTGGTGTAAAGAAGCGTGGCCTTTAATAGATTTTGAGAAATATTTGATCGACAACTGTAGCGAAGAAGTACTGGATTGTAATAATGTATCAATTAATGAAGGTAACATCTATAAAATTAAAACTACACATGATAAATGTATCAATGCAATAGAAAATAATGGTTACAATATCACGCAACAAACTTGTTCTGATAATACTACCGAAAAATGGATTCTAGAAAATGCAGAAACTGGATATTACTATATAAAAAATATAGATAGTGGTAAGTATATGAGTACTACTTCGAATAACAATGGAGATCATATTGAAGAAGTTACTTTCTCTGGTAATGATAGTCAGCAGTGGGAAATAAAAGAAATAGAAAATTGTAAATTCAATATTATTGCGAAAACATCTAACAAATGTCTTGATCTAAAAAGTGGGAATAGTGCAGATGGTACACGTTTTCAGTTATGGGATTGTGTAAGTACTAATAGTGAAAATCGTGAGTATAGTTTTGAATTTATCGAAACAGAAGTATTAGGAGTAGAAGATCTCTCTGAATCAAACATGATTTTGTATCCAAATCCTACACGTGCACTTTTAAATATCAAAATACCAAACAAGTATCTTGAAAAATCTACACAAATTAAAGTATATGATTTTATGGGTAGATTACTAAGAGAAGTAACTTCGACTAAAGATTTGATCCAAATAAATATAGAAAATATACCATCTGGGAATTATTTTGTTCGAGTAATAGATGGTAAAAAGTCTTATAATTCGTTCATTATTAAAAATTAA
- a CDS encoding glycosyl hydrolase family 18 protein, with protein sequence MRKLLFTISMLVFLMNCNNNNQFKQKTRTLEKSSDSARSISDRQLQNQKFESYNFNTEEQWDSLNKRIKTQVIHKKGKVHPSTKTFGWHIYSNGTSYKNYNFSMLWGLSYFSYTLESETGNYKSIYQWKTTSLIDSAKAKGCKVFLSVSNFGSKNNSAFLKNQKAKKTLIDSLSNLLALRAADGINIDFEGVSKEDRTNYTNFIIEISKNLKKDNPNYMISLCLYAIDWNDVFDIQAIDPYIDFYTLMGYDYYGSFSKTTGPVTPFKTSQLFGNGLQTSVDYYNKKGVLLNKLIVGLPYYGAEWYTNDPEIGAIVTRFKSHPRYHNIKDIYIDSLKIPIEFDVKSSSSYLIIKDNNKKYRQLFFEDSKSLSIKYDWIKSNKIGGVGIWALGYDDGYTELWDLLNEKFSE encoded by the coding sequence ATGAGGAAACTATTATTTACAATTAGTATGTTAGTGTTTTTAATGAACTGTAATAATAACAACCAATTCAAGCAAAAAACCAGAACTTTAGAAAAATCAAGCGATAGTGCACGTTCTATTAGTGATCGACAACTACAAAATCAAAAATTTGAATCCTATAATTTTAATACAGAAGAACAATGGGATAGTCTAAATAAAAGGATCAAAACACAAGTAATTCATAAAAAAGGAAAAGTTCATCCGAGTACAAAAACATTTGGTTGGCATATATACTCTAACGGTACTTCCTATAAAAATTATAATTTCTCTATGTTATGGGGACTCTCCTATTTTTCCTATACGTTAGAATCAGAAACTGGAAATTATAAAAGTATCTATCAATGGAAAACAACATCTCTTATTGATAGTGCTAAAGCAAAAGGTTGTAAAGTATTCTTATCAGTTTCTAATTTTGGAAGTAAAAATAATAGTGCATTTTTAAAAAATCAAAAAGCTAAAAAAACACTAATCGATAGTTTATCTAATTTGTTGGCATTAAGAGCTGCAGACGGTATAAACATTGATTTTGAAGGAGTATCAAAAGAAGATAGAACAAACTATACTAATTTTATTATCGAAATTTCTAAAAACTTAAAAAAAGATAACCCTAACTATATGATATCACTCTGTCTTTACGCAATTGACTGGAATGATGTTTTTGACATACAAGCTATTGATCCATATATTGATTTCTATACATTGATGGGATATGATTATTATGGTAGTTTTAGTAAAACTACTGGACCTGTAACTCCTTTTAAAACAAGTCAACTATTTGGAAATGGTCTACAAACATCCGTTGATTATTATAACAAGAAGGGTGTACTTCTTAATAAACTAATTGTAGGGCTACCCTATTATGGAGCCGAATGGTATACTAATGATCCTGAAATTGGTGCCATAGTTACCAGATTTAAATCACACCCGCGCTATCATAATATTAAGGATATATATATTGATTCATTAAAAATACCAATTGAGTTTGATGTAAAGAGTTCTTCAAGTTACCTTATAATTAAGGATAATAATAAAAAATATCGGCAATTATTTTTCGAAGATTCTAAATCGTTATCAATCAAATATGATTGGATAAAAAGCAATAAAATAGGAGGCGTCGGAATTTGGGCACTAGGATATGATGATGGTTATACTGAATTATGGGATTTATTAAACGAGAAATTTTCAGAATAA
- a CDS encoding cystathionine gamma-synthase family protein: MKDHNFNPESLMMTYGYKPELSEGAIKCPIFQTSTFVFKTAEEGKAFFELAYGLREKSEKEELGLIYSRINNPNLEILENRLCLWDKADDCAVFESGMSAISTVLLEFLKPGDLLVYSNPVYGGTDHFIHHFLDKIGVDTIGVMPNQSIEEVEHMIEASGKADKLSMIYLETPANPTNDIVDIEKFSQIAAKYSTEDRKALVAVDNTYMGPLWQHPLQCGADLVLYSATKYIGGHSDLIAGAVLGNAELMVRVKTLRTFLGNMVSPHTAWLLLRSLETLKVRMDQQTQNAQIVADYLDKHPKVEKVYYLGLLKEGTEAHSIYTKQCSAPGAMVSFDIIGGEKEAFMFLNNLKLMKLAVSLGGTESLSEHPKTMTHAGVNEEQQQQMNITDQLVRLSIGVESAKDLIWDLEQALEKVDIVNVLEVETA; the protein is encoded by the coding sequence ATGAAAGATCACAATTTTAATCCAGAGAGTTTAATGATGACATATGGTTATAAACCTGAGTTATCTGAAGGAGCTATTAAATGTCCAATATTTCAAACTTCAACTTTTGTTTTTAAGACAGCAGAAGAGGGGAAAGCATTTTTTGAATTAGCCTATGGTCTAAGAGAGAAATCAGAAAAGGAAGAATTGGGATTGATCTACAGTAGAATTAATAACCCTAATCTTGAAATATTAGAAAATAGGTTATGTCTTTGGGATAAAGCAGATGATTGCGCAGTATTTGAGAGTGGAATGTCTGCGATTAGTACGGTATTATTAGAATTTTTAAAACCAGGTGATTTATTGGTATATAGTAATCCAGTTTATGGAGGAACGGATCACTTTATTCATCATTTCTTAGATAAAATAGGAGTTGATACTATAGGAGTGATGCCAAATCAGAGTATAGAAGAAGTGGAGCACATGATAGAAGCTTCGGGTAAGGCAGATAAACTTTCTATGATTTATTTAGAAACCCCGGCAAACCCAACGAATGACATTGTAGATATAGAAAAATTTAGTCAGATTGCTGCTAAATATAGTACAGAGGATCGAAAAGCACTTGTAGCTGTTGATAATACATATATGGGACCTCTATGGCAACATCCATTACAATGTGGTGCGGATCTGGTGTTGTATTCTGCTACCAAATATATAGGAGGTCATAGTGATCTAATTGCTGGAGCGGTTTTAGGAAATGCAGAGTTGATGGTTCGTGTTAAAACTTTACGTACTTTTTTGGGTAATATGGTAAGTCCTCATACAGCTTGGTTATTGTTAAGAAGTTTAGAAACATTAAAGGTGCGTATGGATCAGCAAACTCAGAATGCTCAGATTGTTGCTGATTATTTAGATAAACATCCTAAAGTAGAAAAAGTGTATTATTTAGGATTGTTAAAAGAAGGAACAGAGGCGCATAGTATTTATACGAAACAATGTTCTGCACCTGGAGCAATGGTTTCTTTTGATATTATCGGAGGTGAGAAAGAAGCATTTATGTTTCTTAATAATCTTAAATTAATGAAACTAGCAGTAAGTTTGGGAGGAACAGAAAGTTTATCAGAACATCCTAAAACGATGACACATGCTGGTGTAAATGAAGAACAGCAACAACAAATGAACATTACGGATCAATTAGTGAGATTGTCTATTGGAGTAGAAAGTGCTAAAGATTTGATATGGGATTTAGAGCAAGCATTAGAAAAGGTTGATATAGTCAATGTTTTAGAAGTAGAAACTGCTTAA
- a CDS encoding Lrp/AsnC family transcriptional regulator produces the protein MDKTDRSILNLLQKDGKITIKEIAERLNLTTTPIFERVKKLEREGYIKSYKAILDRKKAGLQLMVFCNVTLNLHQTDYLKKFEKDIQQFPEVVECYHVAGMFDYLIKIYAEDMESYQHFLSNKLASLENISKVQSSFVMTEVKDFSFLPIP, from the coding sequence ATGGATAAAACAGATCGATCTATCCTAAATTTATTACAAAAGGATGGAAAAATAACTATCAAAGAGATTGCAGAAAGATTGAACCTTACTACTACTCCTATTTTTGAAAGAGTAAAAAAATTGGAACGCGAAGGATATATCAAATCGTATAAAGCAATTCTTGATAGAAAAAAAGCTGGCTTACAACTTATGGTGTTCTGCAACGTAACTTTAAACCTTCACCAAACAGATTATCTTAAAAAATTTGAAAAAGACATTCAGCAATTTCCGGAAGTTGTAGAATGTTACCATGTAGCTGGAATGTTTGATTATCTAATTAAGATATATGCGGAAGATATGGAAAGCTATCAGCATTTTCTTTCTAACAAATTAGCTTCACTAGAAAATATTTCTAAAGTACAAAGCTCATTTGTGATGACTGAAGTAAAAGATTTTTCTTTTTTACCAATTCCTTAG
- a CDS encoding MFS transporter: MRFISFFSKKIFPILLVNFIGILGYSIVIPILIFIVTDLGGNGFIYGILGAMYPFFQFIGAPILGRLSDRIGRKKVLVISQAGTFIAWLLFLIALMLPKIPLWSSDSGFIGNYIMTLPLVLLFLARIFDGFTGGNVSVANAYLSDVSTDKDRDKNFGMMGASTSLGFVLGPAVAGILASTVLGEILPISLAAIISLIAILVIFIRLPESNPCMVDTGSLNFKSFRKFFQVEHKDCFIKNAPEDSNNNTLKGVLKQKGIPLLFTIYFLTFLAFSLFYAGLPIYASTTLEWTAIDLGMFLAYSSFIMILVQGPLLSFLSGKVSNIILITIGTLLLSLSFFFLSFNNLILLYLANTILSLGNGLMWPSFLSLLSRTGNPTMQGAIQGYGNSMGSLASIFGLVLGGIMFESIGVVIFTIGSGIFLVILLLLFINYIRTRKTKVIMDHTVEAI, from the coding sequence ATGAGATTTATAAGTTTCTTTTCTAAAAAGATTTTTCCAATACTCTTAGTTAATTTTATAGGAATATTAGGTTATAGTATTGTCATTCCAATTCTTATATTTATTGTTACTGATCTTGGGGGTAATGGATTTATTTATGGAATTTTAGGTGCAATGTATCCTTTTTTTCAATTTATTGGTGCTCCAATTTTAGGGAGACTTTCTGATAGAATAGGAAGAAAAAAAGTCCTAGTAATTAGCCAAGCAGGTACATTTATAGCTTGGTTATTGTTTTTAATTGCTTTAATGTTACCAAAAATACCATTATGGTCTTCTGATTCAGGGTTCATTGGTAATTATATTATGACATTGCCATTGGTTTTACTTTTCTTAGCAAGAATCTTTGATGGTTTTACTGGAGGTAATGTATCCGTTGCTAATGCTTATTTATCAGATGTTTCGACAGATAAAGATAGAGATAAGAATTTCGGAATGATGGGTGCTTCTACAAGCTTAGGTTTTGTCTTAGGACCAGCTGTAGCAGGCATTTTAGCTTCTACAGTTTTAGGAGAAATATTGCCAATTAGTTTAGCCGCTATTATTTCGTTAATAGCAATTCTAGTTATTTTTATCAGATTGCCAGAAAGCAATCCGTGTATGGTAGATACTGGCAGTTTAAACTTTAAATCTTTTAGAAAGTTCTTTCAGGTTGAGCATAAAGATTGTTTTATTAAAAATGCTCCAGAAGATAGTAATAATAATACGCTGAAGGGAGTTTTGAAGCAAAAAGGAATTCCGTTATTATTTACTATTTATTTTTTGACATTTTTAGCCTTTAGTTTATTTTATGCTGGCTTGCCTATATATGCTTCTACTACATTAGAATGGACAGCAATTGATTTAGGAATGTTTCTGGCGTATTCTAGTTTTATAATGATTTTAGTACAAGGTCCATTATTGTCTTTCTTGTCAGGTAAAGTTTCTAATATTATATTAATTACTATAGGAACACTACTTTTATCTCTAAGTTTTTTCTTTCTTTCATTTAATAACTTAATTCTGCTTTATTTAGCAAATACGATACTGTCACTTGGAAATGGACTAATGTGGCCAAGTTTTTTATCACTTTTATCAAGAACAGGGAATCCAACTATGCAAGGAGCGATTCAAGGATATGGAAATAGTATGGGAAGTTTAGCAAGTATATTTGGACTTGTTTTAGGAGGAATAATGTTTGAAAGTATAGGTGTAGTTATTTTTACTATAGGTTCTGGGATATTTTTGGTTATCCTACTTTTGTTGTTTATAAATTATATCCGAACTAGGAAAACTAAAGTTATAATGGATCATACTGTAGAGGCGATTTAG
- the holA gene encoding DNA polymerase III subunit delta, protein MDEVKQIVSDIKNGNIKPIYFLMGEEPYYIDKISEYIDKNVLAEEEKGFNQMVLYGRDVSVEDIVSNAKRYPMMAERQVVIVKEAQDLSRTIEKLADYAENPQPTTVLVVCYKYKKIDKRKKLYKIVAKNGIIYESKKLYENQVSDWIRRVLAGSKYTIEPKASQMLVEFLGTDLNKINNELEKLKLIIPKGQPITADKIEENIGISKEFNNFELRKAIGTRDVMKAFRIINYFAQNPKDNPLVVTISLLYSFFSQVLQYHGLPDKSQRSVASALRINPYFVSDYSDASRNYPMKKVSQIIALLREADVKSKGVGAAGLPPGDILKELLVKILN, encoded by the coding sequence ATGGATGAAGTAAAACAGATAGTAAGCGATATTAAGAATGGAAATATTAAACCTATTTATTTTTTAATGGGCGAAGAACCATACTATATTGATAAAATTTCAGAATATATTGATAAAAATGTACTAGCAGAAGAGGAGAAAGGGTTTAATCAAATGGTATTATATGGTCGCGATGTTAGCGTAGAGGATATTGTTTCTAATGCTAAGCGCTATCCAATGATGGCAGAACGTCAAGTGGTAATTGTAAAAGAAGCACAAGATCTTTCTAGAACCATTGAAAAATTAGCTGATTATGCAGAAAACCCTCAGCCAACCACCGTTTTAGTAGTTTGTTATAAATATAAAAAGATAGATAAACGGAAAAAACTATATAAAATAGTTGCTAAGAATGGTATTATATATGAAAGTAAAAAGCTATATGAGAATCAGGTATCTGATTGGATAAGAAGAGTTTTAGCTGGATCAAAATATACTATTGAACCAAAAGCTTCTCAAATGTTAGTAGAGTTTTTGGGTACAGATCTAAACAAAATTAATAACGAGTTAGAAAAACTAAAATTGATTATTCCAAAGGGGCAACCTATTACAGCAGATAAAATTGAAGAGAATATTGGAATAAGCAAGGAGTTTAACAATTTTGAACTAAGAAAAGCGATAGGTACCAGAGATGTTATGAAAGCATTTAGGATTATCAATTACTTTGCGCAGAATCCTAAAGACAATCCATTGGTGGTTACCATATCATTGCTTTATAGTTTTTTTTCTCAGGTTTTACAATATCACGGATTACCCGATAAATCTCAACGTAGTGTTGCCAGTGCACTAAGAATCAATCCATATTTTGTAAGTGATTATTCCGATGCTAGTCGTAATTATCCTATGAAAAAAGTAAGTCAAATTATTGCACTATTAAGAGAGGCTGATGTTAAGAGCAAAGGAGTAGGAGCAGCAGGTCTTCCTCCTGGAGATATCCTGAAAGAGCTACTTGTGAAAATATTGAATTGA
- a CDS encoding type I restriction enzyme HsdR N-terminal domain-containing protein → MQNLNFPAYQFRFKSSENKVSIFDRIRKKFIILTPEEWVRQHTIHYLIEEKKYPESLINVEKLIKVNDLNKRYDIIVFNPDGSIYLIIECKSHSVKITQEVFDQIARYNLVLNSEYLMITNGLDHYYCQMNYQEKRYSFLKDIPDYK, encoded by the coding sequence ATGCAAAACCTTAACTTTCCAGCATATCAGTTCAGGTTCAAAAGTAGCGAAAATAAAGTTTCTATTTTTGACAGAATACGCAAAAAATTTATCATTCTTACTCCAGAAGAATGGGTAAGACAGCATACAATTCATTATTTAATTGAAGAAAAGAAATATCCAGAAAGTCTTATTAATGTAGAAAAACTGATCAAAGTTAATGATCTTAACAAGCGTTATGATATTATTGTTTTTAACCCTGATGGCAGCATCTATTTGATTATTGAATGTAAATCACATTCTGTAAAAATTACGCAAGAGGTATTTGATCAAATAGCTAGATACAACTTAGTATTGAACTCAGAATATCTTATGATCACTAATGGGCTGGACCATTATTATTGTCAAATGAATTATCAAGAAAAACGTTACTCTTTTTTAAAAGATATTCCTGATTATAAATAG
- a CDS encoding glycosyltransferase family 2 protein — protein MNIAIVILNWNGRSLLEQFLPSVVNHSEGASVYVADNASTDDSIEYLKTSFPEVQIIQNDSNGGYSKGYNDALSKVDADIYCLLNSDVEVTKNWLTPIIEAFKNSEKIGAIQPKILDYKKMSYFEYAGAAGGFIDKFGYPYCRGRIFDTLEEDKGQYDDTLDIFWASGACLFIRKSVFEEVGKLDEDFFAHQEEIDLCWRIQNTGYLIKYIGRSKVYHLGGATLNAMNPKKTFLNFRNSLLMIVKNTSGVFSWYIILVRLLLDGIAGVKFVLEGKPSHCLAILKAHFSFYKNLPTFVKKRKKSKDKRKYYSVSSVVWQYYILNKKLFNHL, from the coding sequence GTGAATATAGCTATTGTCATATTAAATTGGAATGGGCGTTCGTTATTAGAGCAATTCTTACCATCTGTTGTAAACCATTCAGAAGGAGCATCAGTGTATGTTGCAGATAACGCATCTACTGATGATTCTATAGAATATCTTAAAACATCATTTCCCGAAGTACAAATTATCCAAAATGATAGTAATGGAGGATACTCTAAAGGATACAATGATGCGTTAAGCAAGGTTGATGCTGATATTTATTGCCTGCTAAATAGTGATGTAGAGGTTACTAAAAATTGGCTTACCCCAATTATCGAAGCTTTTAAAAATTCTGAAAAAATTGGCGCAATACAGCCTAAAATTTTGGATTATAAAAAAATGAGCTATTTCGAATATGCTGGTGCAGCTGGAGGATTTATTGATAAATTCGGATACCCATATTGTAGAGGAAGAATTTTTGATACACTTGAAGAAGACAAAGGTCAATATGATGATACTTTAGATATATTTTGGGCAAGTGGTGCCTGTTTATTTATTAGAAAATCTGTTTTTGAGGAAGTTGGCAAACTGGATGAAGATTTCTTTGCGCATCAAGAAGAAATTGATCTGTGTTGGCGAATACAAAATACCGGCTATCTAATTAAATATATAGGAAGATCAAAAGTGTACCACCTTGGTGGTGCTACGCTAAATGCTATGAACCCAAAAAAAACATTTCTTAACTTCAGAAATAGTTTACTTATGATAGTAAAAAACACTTCTGGAGTTTTTAGTTGGTATATTATTTTAGTTAGATTACTGCTAGATGGAATTGCAGGTGTTAAATTTGTATTAGAAGGAAAACCCTCACATTGTTTAGCAATTCTTAAAGCACATTTCAGCTTTTACAAAAATTTGCCAACTTTTGTTAAAAAACGTAAAAAATCAAAGGATAAAAGGAAATATTATTCCGTTTCTTCCGTTGTATGGCAGTATTATATTTTAAACAAAAAACTATTTAACCATTTGTAG
- a CDS encoding OmpA family protein: protein MKKVMIIGASMAVLLSSCVSQKKFTDLEAKQKETQDLLNTATVKLNNCLEEKASESSELKVLRDQVSNLKNQNSALLNNVGNLATLSTKEAENLERSLESIKEKDLQIKTMNDALNKKDSVTLALVTSLKGALGNLADEDIEVNVEKGVVYVSISDKLLFKSGSYNVSTRAKEVLGKVAKVVNDKPDIEFLVEGHTDNVPIKNKVLLDNWDLSVKRATSVVRVLQKDFGVDPKRMTAAGRSYYVPIADNNSAANKAKNRRTRIVVLPKLDQFYNMIEDGMKKATEGGN, encoded by the coding sequence ATGAAAAAAGTAATGATTATCGGAGCTTCAATGGCTGTATTATTATCTTCTTGTGTATCACAGAAGAAATTTACGGATCTAGAAGCCAAGCAAAAAGAAACCCAAGATCTTTTAAATACCGCAACAGTTAAATTAAATAATTGTTTAGAAGAGAAAGCAAGTGAAAGTTCTGAATTAAAAGTTTTAAGAGATCAAGTAAGTAATCTTAAAAATCAAAATTCAGCCCTTTTAAATAATGTTGGTAATTTAGCTACATTATCTACTAAAGAGGCTGAGAACCTAGAGAGATCTTTAGAAAGTATTAAAGAAAAAGATCTACAGATAAAAACAATGAACGATGCACTAAATAAAAAAGATTCTGTGACATTAGCATTGGTTACTAGTTTAAAAGGTGCTTTAGGAAACCTTGCGGATGAAGATATCGAAGTAAATGTAGAGAAAGGTGTAGTTTATGTATCTATTTCTGATAAATTACTATTTAAGAGTGGTAGCTACAATGTTTCTACTAGAGCAAAAGAGGTATTAGGTAAAGTTGCTAAAGTAGTTAATGATAAACCTGATATCGAATTCTTAGTAGAAGGACATACGGACAATGTGCCAATTAAGAACAAAGTTTTACTTGATAACTGGGATCTAAGTGTAAAAAGAGCTACTTCTGTAGTAAGAGTTTTACAAAAAGATTTTGGAGTAGATCCAAAACGTATGACTGCAGCAGGAAGAAGTTATTATGTACCAATAGCTGATAATAATAGTGCAGCTAACAAGGCTAAAAACAGACGTACTAGAATTGTTGTACTTCCTAAATTAGATCAATTCTATAATATGATCGAAGATGGAATGAAAAAAGCAACCGAAGGCGGTAATTAA